One region of Mucilaginibacter gotjawali genomic DNA includes:
- a CDS encoding DUF1801 domain-containing protein: MNVQEQINGYMTSQPEPKRNDMQVLHHRLLKVLPGCKLWFDNGKNSENKTVSNPTIGYGLYTIKYADGKTRDFFQIGLSANKTGISVYILGIKDKTYLAQTFGKELGKASVTGYCIRFNKLKDINIETLEAAIRYGVEATGVNQES; this comes from the coding sequence ATGAACGTACAGGAACAAATCAACGGGTATATGACCAGCCAGCCTGAACCAAAACGTAACGACATGCAAGTGCTGCACCATCGCCTGCTTAAAGTTTTACCCGGTTGTAAACTTTGGTTTGACAATGGCAAGAACAGCGAAAATAAAACGGTTAGCAACCCTACCATCGGTTATGGATTGTATACCATCAAATATGCCGATGGAAAAACCAGGGATTTTTTTCAAATTGGTTTGAGCGCAAACAAAACCGGCATCTCCGTTTACATCCTCGGTATTAAGGATAAGACCTACCTGGCCCAAACTTTTGGGAAAGAACTGGGCAAGGCCAGCGTGACCGGCTATTGTATCAGGTTCAACAAATTAAAGGATATAAACATTGAGACCCTTGAAGCGGCCATAAGATATGGGGTTGAGGCGACGGGCGTGAATCAGGAAAGCTAA
- the clpP gene encoding ATP-dependent Clp endopeptidase proteolytic subunit ClpP, with translation MSNIDKNEFRKYAVKHHRINSIYVDKFIAGVERSTLPTGMTPYIIEERQLNVAQMDVFSRLMMDRIIFLGDAIYENIANIIQAQLLFLQSADNKRDIQIYINSPGGSVYAGLGIYDTMQFISNDVATICTGMAASMAAVLLCAGTNGKRAALPHARVMIHQPSGGAQGQQSDIEITYHEITKLKKELYQIIADHSGAPFEKVWDASDRDHWMIAEEAKEFGMVDEILRGTKTSK, from the coding sequence ATGAGTAATATTGATAAAAACGAATTCAGAAAATACGCTGTTAAACATCACCGTATTAACAGTATCTATGTAGATAAATTTATTGCCGGCGTTGAAAGAAGCACCCTGCCAACCGGCATGACCCCGTACATCATCGAGGAGCGCCAGTTAAATGTTGCCCAGATGGACGTGTTCTCGCGTTTAATGATGGACCGTATTATTTTCCTTGGCGATGCGATTTATGAAAATATTGCAAACATTATCCAGGCGCAGTTGCTTTTCCTGCAATCAGCTGATAACAAACGTGATATCCAGATATATATCAACTCACCGGGCGGTTCTGTTTATGCCGGCTTAGGCATTTATGATACCATGCAGTTTATATCAAACGATGTGGCTACTATTTGTACAGGTATGGCAGCTTCAATGGCGGCCGTGTTATTGTGCGCAGGTACCAATGGTAAAAGGGCGGCTTTACCGCATGCCAGGGTAATGATCCACCAGCCGTCAGGCGGTGCACAAGGTCAGCAATCTGATATTGAAATCACCTATCACGAAATAACAAAACTGAAAAAAGAATTATACCAGATCATTGCTGACCATAGCGGTGCGCCGTTTGAAAAGGTTTGGGATGCTTCTGACCGTGACCACTGGATGATTGCCGAAGAAGCCAAAGAGTTTGGTATGGTAGATGAGATTTTACGCGGCACCAAAACAAGTAAATAA
- a CDS encoding cystathionine beta-synthase — MWYNNILETIGNTPLVRLNRVAKDIPATVLAKIETTNPGNSIKDRMAIKMIEDAEKSGKLKPGGTIIEGTSGNTGMGLAIAAVIKGYKCIFTSTDKQSKEKFDALRAFGAEVIVCPTNVDPEDPRSYYSVSSRLEREVPNSWKPNQYDNLSNSQAHYEQTGPEIWEQTEGKITHLIAGVGTGGTISGIARYLKEKNPAIQILGIDTYGSVFKKYKETGILDKNEIYPYITEGIGEDFLPQNVDFNLIDHFEKVTDKDAALMTREIARKEGIFAGNSTGSAVAGLLQMKDRFKASDVVVIIFPDHGSRYMGKMYNDDWLRDHGFLKDEKLTARDIVHRKENQQIVTIDCEQTILEAINTIKSLNISQIPVTQKGMVIGKITESDILNSLIENPSIKSQPVKNIATAPFPFVDLNTSIDKISAMINKDNIAVLVEDNGQIEIITQYDIINAISA, encoded by the coding sequence ATGTGGTACAATAATATATTGGAAACCATTGGCAATACGCCATTGGTTAGGTTAAACAGGGTTGCAAAAGACATCCCGGCAACTGTTTTGGCAAAGATAGAGACCACTAACCCCGGCAACTCTATAAAGGACCGGATGGCCATAAAAATGATTGAGGATGCCGAAAAGAGCGGTAAGCTTAAGCCCGGCGGAACCATCATTGAAGGTACTTCTGGCAACACAGGTATGGGCCTGGCCATTGCCGCAGTGATCAAAGGCTACAAATGTATTTTTACCAGTACCGATAAACAATCCAAAGAAAAGTTTGACGCCCTGCGTGCCTTTGGCGCCGAGGTGATTGTTTGCCCTACCAACGTTGATCCGGAAGACCCGCGCTCTTACTATTCCGTTTCATCTCGCCTGGAGCGCGAAGTGCCTAACTCATGGAAGCCGAACCAGTATGATAATTTATCAAATTCGCAGGCGCACTATGAGCAAACCGGGCCGGAAATTTGGGAACAAACCGAAGGGAAAATTACCCACCTCATCGCCGGGGTAGGTACAGGCGGAACGATATCAGGCATCGCAAGATATTTAAAAGAGAAAAATCCCGCTATCCAGATCCTGGGTATTGACACCTATGGTTCGGTATTTAAAAAATACAAGGAAACCGGGATTTTGGATAAAAATGAGATCTACCCATACATTACCGAAGGCATTGGCGAAGACTTTTTGCCGCAAAACGTTGATTTTAACCTGATTGATCATTTTGAAAAAGTAACCGACAAGGACGCCGCTTTAATGACCCGTGAAATTGCCCGCAAAGAAGGCATCTTTGCAGGTAATTCAACCGGCTCCGCAGTTGCTGGGCTTTTACAGATGAAAGATAGGTTTAAAGCAAGCGATGTTGTGGTCATCATCTTCCCGGATCATGGATCCCGCTATATGGGTAAAATGTATAATGACGACTGGCTGCGCGACCATGGTTTTTTAAAGGACGAAAAACTTACCGCCCGTGATATCGTCCACAGGAAAGAAAACCAACAGATCGTCACTATTGATTGTGAGCAAACTATTTTGGAGGCGATCAACACCATCAAATCGCTCAATATTTCGCAGATCCCGGTTACTCAAAAAGGCATGGTGATCGGCAAGATCACCGAAAGCGACATCTTAAATTCACTGATCGAAAATCCATCCATCAAATCGCAGCCGGTAAAAAATATTGCCACAGCGCCGTTTCCGTTTGTTGATCTGAATACATCGATTGACAAAATTTCTGCTATGATCAATAAAGATAATATTGCTGTATTGGTGGAAGATAACGGGCAGATAGAAATTATTACGCAGTACGATATTATTAACGCGATCTCAGCTTAG
- a CDS encoding type II toxin-antitoxin system VapC family toxin: protein MTLVDSNIIIYSYSTQYEYLRSLILNDMIFISEISEVEVLGYHQITSDEESYFRKIFDLVTIIIPSREVFEAAIEIRRKHRLTLGDSIIAATAVMHGLSLYTRNLKDFEKIADLNCINPIK, encoded by the coding sequence ATGACCCTCGTAGACAGCAACATCATAATATATTCCTATTCAACTCAATATGAATATTTGCGAAGCCTTATATTAAACGATATGATTTTTATTTCAGAAATATCGGAAGTTGAGGTATTAGGCTATCACCAAATAACTTCAGATGAGGAAAGCTATTTCAGAAAGATTTTTGATTTGGTCACAATTATTATCCCTTCTCGTGAAGTGTTCGAAGCCGCTATCGAAATACGGAGAAAGCACAGACTAACGTTAGGCGATAGTATCATAGCGGCAACGGCGGTGATGCATGGTTTGTCACTTTACACACGTAACCTGAAGGATTTTGAAAAAATCGCTGATCTGAATTGTATAAATCCAATCAAATAA
- the clpX gene encoding ATP-dependent Clp protease ATP-binding subunit ClpX, translated as MNKNSKEIRCSFCGAGKQDSLMLIAGLDAHICDKCVNQANEILAEELKVRKVKSSPSVPAILKPAEIKGHLDQYVIGQDDAKKILSVAVYNHYKRLNQRIDKDEVEIEKSNIIMVGETGTGKTLLAKTLAKILNVPFCICDATVLTEAGYVGEDVESILTRLLQSADYDVATAERGIVYIDEVDKIARKSDNASITRDVSGEGVQQALLKILEGTLVNVPPQGGRKHPDQKMITVNTNNILFICGGAFDGIDRKIANRLRTQTVGYRMKRDDGEVDLKNLYKYITPQDLKSFGLIPELIGRLPILTYLNPLDREALHNILTEPKNSLLKQYKKLFEYEGVKLEFEDEVLDFIVDKAVEFKLGARGLRSICEAIMIDAMFEFPSKKDVKRLVVTLDYAHEKFEKSDLKKLKVA; from the coding sequence ATGAATAAAAACAGCAAGGAAATCAGGTGTTCGTTTTGCGGGGCCGGTAAGCAGGATTCTCTTATGCTGATAGCCGGCCTTGACGCGCATATCTGCGATAAGTGCGTTAACCAGGCTAATGAGATCCTGGCCGAAGAGCTGAAGGTAAGGAAGGTAAAATCTTCGCCGTCAGTGCCAGCCATCCTTAAACCAGCCGAGATAAAAGGTCACCTTGACCAGTATGTTATCGGGCAGGATGACGCAAAAAAGATATTATCAGTTGCGGTTTACAATCATTACAAACGTTTAAACCAGCGTATTGATAAGGATGAGGTGGAGATTGAAAAGTCAAACATCATTATGGTGGGTGAAACCGGTACGGGTAAAACTTTACTGGCAAAAACGCTGGCCAAAATATTAAATGTACCTTTTTGCATTTGCGATGCTACGGTATTAACCGAAGCCGGGTATGTGGGCGAGGATGTGGAAAGTATATTAACCCGCCTGCTGCAATCTGCCGATTACGATGTAGCTACTGCCGAACGCGGCATAGTTTATATTGATGAGGTGGATAAAATTGCCCGCAAAAGCGACAATGCTTCTATCACCCGCGATGTTTCAGGCGAAGGGGTACAACAGGCGCTATTAAAAATACTGGAAGGGACCTTAGTGAATGTTCCGCCGCAAGGTGGCCGCAAGCACCCGGATCAAAAAATGATCACCGTAAATACCAACAATATCCTGTTTATATGCGGCGGTGCGTTTGATGGTATCGACAGGAAGATCGCCAACCGTTTGCGCACACAAACTGTAGGGTACAGGATGAAACGCGATGATGGCGAAGTTGATCTGAAAAACCTGTATAAATACATTACGCCGCAGGATTTAAAATCATTCGGGTTAATCCCCGAGCTGATTGGCCGTTTGCCGATATTAACTTACCTGAACCCATTGGACAGGGAAGCACTACACAATATTTTAACCGAACCCAAAAACTCTTTATTAAAACAATACAAAAAACTGTTTGAATATGAAGGCGTAAAGCTGGAGTTTGAAGACGAAGTGCTTGACTTTATTGTGGACAAAGCGGTTGAATTTAAATTGGGTGCGCGTGGCTTACGCTCGATATGTGAAGCCATAATGATCGATGCCATGTTCGAGTTTCCGTCAAAAAAAGATGTGAAACGCCTGGTGGTGACTTTGGATTACGCACACGAGAAATTCGAAAAATCGGACCTTAAAAAATTAAAGGTGGCTTAA
- a CDS encoding glycosyltransferase family 39 protein — MPYKNRRSTYSSFILIFVLIKIGLNLLAIAHFGFHRDEFLHLVLADHLDWGYKEVPPFIALLAKITISIFGNSVFAARIFPTIAGGFIIWFTGQITVELGGKRFAVALACLALIFSPAFAASDYLFQPVVFDQLWWVLAVWLLVKYCNTSSVKYLYFLGMAVGVGMLTKYSMAFFTFSLLFGILISKQRKMLFNRHILGGALVALLIWLPNIIWQFQHHLPVFTHMSTLQKEQLDYIQPFDYIKQELMVNGIALFVWLTGFIFLLFSFRLHKFQFLAIAFVLIFTFLLVMHGKSYYLFGAYPMLFAAGGFGFERWLKASGYTIRGLTIALFTIPNLILLPLVLPIFSLNQTLAIFRYMHDHTTAFRFAVTWEDHKEHATTQDYADMLGWDEMAAKVDSAWKTLTPEQQKHTQIYADNYGEAGALHHYDKQYNLPEVISLNSSFTLWAPDNLDGEYIIYVDDQGGGNINSFKSALESYRKIGEVENPLAREKGTAVFILVHPKKGLTDRYSKELARKRLE; from the coding sequence ATGCCCTATAAGAACCGGAGATCAACCTATTCCAGTTTTATTCTGATTTTTGTTTTGATTAAAATTGGTCTGAATTTGCTGGCAATTGCTCATTTCGGTTTTCACCGCGACGAGTTTTTACATTTGGTTTTGGCCGATCACCTGGATTGGGGGTATAAAGAAGTACCGCCTTTTATAGCCCTGCTGGCAAAGATCACCATCTCTATATTTGGCAATTCGGTATTTGCAGCCCGTATATTCCCTACTATTGCAGGGGGCTTCATTATTTGGTTCACCGGGCAGATCACCGTTGAACTGGGCGGCAAAAGGTTTGCCGTCGCGCTGGCCTGCCTGGCGCTCATCTTCTCCCCTGCTTTTGCGGCAAGTGATTATTTATTCCAGCCGGTAGTGTTTGACCAGCTTTGGTGGGTGCTGGCGGTTTGGTTACTGGTAAAATATTGCAATACTTCTTCGGTTAAATATTTATATTTCCTCGGCATGGCAGTTGGTGTGGGCATGCTCACTAAATACTCCATGGCATTTTTTACCTTCTCGCTTCTTTTCGGCATCCTGATAAGTAAACAGCGCAAAATGTTGTTCAACAGGCATATTTTAGGGGGGGCTTTGGTTGCTTTGCTCATTTGGCTGCCAAATATCATCTGGCAGTTTCAGCACCATCTGCCGGTGTTCACCCACATGAGCACGCTGCAAAAAGAGCAGCTGGACTATATTCAACCCTTTGACTACATCAAACAGGAGCTTATGGTAAACGGCATCGCCTTATTTGTTTGGCTTACCGGCTTTATATTTTTGTTATTCTCCTTCAGGCTACATAAATTCCAGTTCCTGGCCATTGCTTTTGTGCTGATATTTACTTTTTTACTGGTGATGCATGGCAAAAGCTATTACCTGTTTGGGGCTTACCCGATGTTGTTTGCGGCAGGTGGCTTTGGTTTCGAAAGATGGCTAAAAGCAAGCGGTTATACAATACGCGGCCTTACCATAGCCTTGTTTACTATTCCTAACCTGATTTTACTCCCGCTGGTGCTACCGATTTTCTCCCTCAATCAAACATTGGCCATATTCAGGTATATGCATGATCATACCACTGCATTCAGGTTTGCCGTTACCTGGGAAGATCATAAAGAACATGCCACCACGCAGGATTATGCCGATATGCTGGGATGGGACGAAATGGCCGCCAAGGTAGATTCCGCCTGGAAAACCTTAACCCCCGAACAGCAAAAACATACCCAGATCTACGCCGACAACTACGGCGAAGCCGGCGCACTGCACCATTATGATAAACAATACAATTTACCGGAGGTGATCTCCCTCAATAGTAGTTTTACCCTTTGGGCGCCCGATAACCTGGATGGCGAATACATTATTTACGTTGACGACCAGGGTGGCGGCAATATCAATAGTTTCAAATCAGCGCTGGAGAGTTACCGGAAGATTGGCGAAGTAGAAAACCCGCTGGCCAGGGAAAAAGGTACCGCTGTTTTCATCCTGGTGCATCCCAAAAAGGGCCTTACGGACCGGTATAGTAAGGAATTGGCGAGGAAGCGATTGGAGTGA
- a CDS encoding AMP nucleosidase: MNEQLDIKKDGQPVKKAREVSSPVTPGLKTKESIVTNWLPRYTGRTLAEFGGYIILTNFSKYITLFSQWNDNAPIMGLDKPMQSVTANGITIINFGMGSSVAATIMDLLTAIHPKAVVFLGKCGGLKKKNKVGDLILPIAAIRGEGTSNDYLPPEVPALPAFALQKAISTTIRDFGRDYWTGTCYTTNRRVWEHDKEFKRYLKKLRAMAVDMETATIFTTGFANKIPTGALLLVSDQPMIPEGVKTAESDSAVTDQFVETHLRIGIESLKQLINNGLTVKHLIF; the protein is encoded by the coding sequence ATGAATGAACAATTAGATATAAAAAAAGACGGGCAACCTGTCAAAAAAGCCAGGGAAGTATCTTCGCCAGTTACTCCCGGGTTAAAAACAAAAGAATCCATCGTTACCAACTGGCTGCCGCGCTATACCGGCCGCACATTGGCCGAATTTGGCGGGTATATTATCCTTACCAATTTTTCGAAATACATCACTTTGTTTTCGCAGTGGAACGATAATGCACCCATTATGGGCCTTGATAAACCGATGCAGAGTGTTACCGCTAATGGTATTACCATCATCAATTTTGGTATGGGGAGTTCTGTTGCCGCAACCATTATGGACCTGCTTACCGCTATACACCCCAAAGCGGTTGTTTTTTTAGGGAAATGCGGCGGCCTTAAAAAGAAAAATAAGGTAGGCGACCTGATCCTGCCGATCGCGGCCATCAGGGGCGAAGGTACCTCTAACGATTACCTGCCTCCTGAAGTGCCGGCATTACCAGCCTTCGCGCTGCAAAAAGCTATCTCAACCACCATACGCGACTTTGGCCGCGATTACTGGACCGGAACCTGTTATACCACTAACCGCCGCGTTTGGGAACACGATAAAGAGTTTAAACGCTACCTTAAAAAATTAAGGGCCATGGCTGTTGACATGGAAACCGCGACCATTTTCACTACCGGTTTTGCCAACAAGATCCCGACCGGCGCCCTGCTGCTGGTGTCTGACCAGCCGATGATTCCCGAAGGTGTTAAAACTGCCGAAAGCGATTCCGCCGTTACCGACCAGTTTGTGGAAACCCATTTGCGGATAGGTATTGAATCGTTAAAGCAATTGATCAATAACGGGTTAACGGTGAAGCATTTGATTTTTTGA
- the murA gene encoding UDP-N-acetylglucosamine 1-carboxyvinyltransferase, translating into MTNAFEIIGGTPLKGEIIPQGAKNEALQVLSAVLLTGEKIIISNIPDIKDVNKLIELLGDMGVKVEKLAPDTYSFEAKNIDLDFFKSDAFKEKGGGLRGSIMIVGPLLARFGKAAIPKPGGDKIGRRRLDTHFLGFEKLGAQFNYDPSNGFFNVDASNLKGTYILLDEASVTGTANIVMAAVLAKGTTTIYNAACEPYLQQLCKMLNRMGAKISGIGSNLLSIEGVAELGGTEHRLLPDMIEIGSFIGLAAMTESEITIKNVHYNELGMIPDVFKRLGIQMELRGDDIFIPAQKHYEIDTFIDGSIMTIADAPWPGFTPDLLSICLVVAIQAKGSVLIHQKMFESRLFFVDKLLDMGAQIILCDPHRATVIGLDKQVQLRGISMTSPDIRAGVALLIAALSAKGKSTIYNIEQIERGYQYIDKRLIALGANIKRI; encoded by the coding sequence ATGACCAACGCATTTGAAATAATCGGCGGAACACCGCTGAAAGGCGAGATCATTCCGCAAGGTGCAAAAAACGAAGCATTACAGGTGCTTTCCGCGGTTTTATTGACCGGCGAAAAAATCATCATCAGCAATATCCCTGATATTAAAGATGTAAATAAACTGATAGAATTATTGGGCGACATGGGGGTGAAAGTGGAAAAACTTGCGCCGGACACCTATAGTTTTGAAGCAAAAAACATCGACCTTGACTTTTTTAAATCAGATGCCTTTAAAGAAAAAGGAGGAGGCCTTAGAGGCTCGATCATGATTGTTGGCCCATTGCTTGCCCGTTTTGGCAAGGCGGCCATCCCTAAACCCGGTGGCGATAAAATTGGCCGCCGCAGGTTGGACACCCACTTTTTGGGCTTTGAAAAATTGGGCGCGCAGTTCAACTACGACCCATCCAATGGTTTTTTTAATGTTGACGCCTCTAACTTAAAGGGCACCTATATTTTACTGGATGAAGCATCGGTTACCGGAACTGCCAACATTGTGATGGCTGCCGTTTTGGCAAAAGGAACCACCACCATTTATAATGCTGCCTGCGAACCTTATTTACAGCAACTATGTAAAATGCTCAACCGCATGGGCGCAAAGATCAGCGGCATTGGTTCGAATTTATTGAGTATTGAAGGCGTTGCTGAACTGGGCGGAACGGAACACCGTTTACTGCCGGACATGATCGAGATCGGTTCGTTTATCGGCCTGGCTGCCATGACAGAATCTGAGATCACCATCAAAAACGTACATTATAATGAGCTTGGGATGATCCCTGACGTTTTTAAACGCCTCGGCATCCAAATGGAGCTGAGGGGTGATGATATTTTTATCCCGGCGCAAAAACATTACGAGATAGATACCTTTATTGATGGTTCCATCATGACCATTGCAGATGCCCCATGGCCCGGCTTTACGCCTGATTTATTGAGCATTTGCCTGGTAGTGGCCATACAGGCCAAAGGCTCGGTACTGATCCACCAAAAAATGTTTGAAAGCCGCCTGTTTTTTGTAGACAAACTGCTGGATATGGGCGCCCAGATCATTTTGTGCGATCCGCACCGTGCAACGGTAATAGGCCTGGATAAACAGGTGCAGCTGCGCGGTATTTCCATGACCTCGCCCGACATCCGCGCCGGTGTTGCCCTGTTAATTGCCGCCCTATCTGCAAAAGGTAAATCAACCATATACAATATCGAACAAATTGAACGCGGTTACCAGTATATCGATAAACGCCTGATAGCGTTAGGCGCAAATATTAAACGGATTTAA
- the tig gene encoding trigger factor, whose product MNISQEKIDNLNAVVKININPEDYQARVDKAIKDQAKKAKIPGFRPGMVPPSHIKRMYGKSILVDEINNLLSDTLNKYIDEEKLEVLGQPLPKIDEDKHYNWDFTDNFEFNYELGLAPDFKVDFSAADKIAQYVIKVDEETLAARIKNIRRSYGKMTNPDVSADDDVLYSDLAQLSPDGSVFEDGIAITASVRLDQVKDEAIKASLTGLKKGDVVTLDLQKAYDNDAAKIAGLLKIDEETAADLKSNFQLTVKNVNRLEESDLNQEFFDKLFGEGTVSNEEEFRAKITEEIEGMMAQDAERKLQEEIYNYTINKFQFTLPDEFLKRWLKASDEKMTTEDLEGGYNDFAQNLKWTLIGNKIIREQDIKIDYEDVFQTAKFRLDQQFRMYSPQALSDEQLGQYTVQYLQNKENANKIFEEVKALKIFAYIKSVVTLEPKEILYTDFQKL is encoded by the coding sequence ATGAATATTTCACAGGAAAAGATCGATAACCTGAATGCAGTTGTAAAAATTAATATCAATCCTGAAGATTACCAGGCCCGCGTTGATAAAGCCATTAAGGATCAGGCTAAAAAAGCCAAAATACCCGGCTTCCGCCCCGGTATGGTACCGCCATCGCATATCAAAAGAATGTATGGCAAAAGCATCCTGGTTGACGAGATCAACAACCTGCTTTCAGATACCCTGAACAAATATATCGACGAGGAAAAACTGGAGGTTTTGGGCCAGCCTCTTCCAAAAATCGACGAAGACAAACATTATAACTGGGATTTTACCGATAATTTTGAGTTTAACTACGAGCTGGGTTTAGCGCCCGACTTTAAGGTTGATTTTTCAGCCGCCGATAAAATAGCCCAATATGTAATTAAGGTTGACGAAGAAACCCTGGCTGCGCGGATCAAAAATATCCGCAGAAGCTATGGCAAAATGACAAATCCTGACGTATCGGCAGACGATGATGTGCTTTATTCCGATTTGGCGCAGCTTTCACCGGATGGTTCTGTTTTTGAGGATGGAATAGCCATAACCGCGTCGGTAAGACTTGACCAGGTAAAGGATGAAGCAATAAAAGCATCGTTGACCGGCCTGAAAAAAGGAGACGTGGTTACGCTTGATCTTCAGAAAGCATATGATAACGATGCAGCTAAAATTGCTGGTTTATTAAAAATTGATGAAGAAACAGCGGCAGATCTGAAATCAAACTTTCAGTTAACCGTTAAAAACGTTAACCGTTTGGAAGAAAGCGATCTGAACCAGGAGTTCTTTGATAAATTATTTGGTGAAGGAACAGTAAGCAATGAAGAAGAATTCAGGGCGAAAATTACTGAAGAGATTGAAGGCATGATGGCGCAGGATGCTGAACGCAAATTGCAGGAAGAAATTTATAATTATACCATTAATAAATTCCAGTTTACACTGCCTGATGAGTTTTTGAAACGCTGGTTAAAAGCAAGCGACGAAAAAATGACCACAGAGGATTTGGAAGGCGGCTATAACGATTTTGCACAAAACCTTAAATGGACGCTGATCGGCAATAAGATCATCAGGGAGCAGGACATCAAGATCGATTATGAAGATGTTTTTCAAACCGCAAAATTCCGTTTGGATCAGCAGTTCAGGATGTACAGCCCGCAAGCCTTAAGTGACGAGCAATTAGGCCAGTACACCGTGCAATACCTGCAGAATAAGGAAAATGCCAACAAGATATTTGAAGAAGTGAAAGCTTTGAAAATATTCGCCTATATCAAAAGCGTTGTTACTTTAGAACCGAAGGAAATTCTTTATACCGATTTCCAGAAGCTGTAA
- a CDS encoding DUF6934 family protein, translating into MKQAKYQYRSEDLFHYYEFISEGPKGLIKKIIEYTETSTENVYNLGFGDYDELTKGVNDLSITNNGDSLKVLATVASTVYAFTEKYPEAWIFATGSTAVRTRLYRMGITNNLAEISEDFLVFGYNREGNWVPFVTGEDYEAFLLTKKDNKFAI; encoded by the coding sequence ATGAAGCAGGCGAAATATCAGTATCGATCGGAGGATTTGTTTCATTACTATGAATTTATCAGTGAGGGACCGAAAGGGCTGATAAAAAAAATTATTGAATACACTGAAACTAGTACTGAAAACGTTTATAATCTTGGATTTGGCGACTATGATGAACTAACGAAAGGTGTTAATGACCTCTCAATAACGAATAACGGCGACAGTCTGAAAGTATTGGCAACAGTAGCCTCCACAGTTTACGCATTTACGGAAAAATACCCTGAGGCCTGGATTTTTGCGACGGGCAGTACAGCTGTTAGAACACGTCTGTACAGGATGGGAATTACAAATAACCTGGCTGAAATTTCGGAAGACTTTTTGGTTTTTGGCTATAATAGGGAAGGTAATTGGGTGCCATTCGTTACAGGTGAGGATTATGAGGCTTTTTTATTGACAAAAAAAGATAATAAATTTGCGATATGA